A single window of Nicotiana sylvestris chromosome 3, ASM39365v2, whole genome shotgun sequence DNA harbors:
- the LOC104222085 gene encoding trimethyltridecatetraene synthase-like — protein sequence MEGTNLTTYAAVFLGTLFLLFLSKLLRQRKLNLPPGPKPWPIIGNLNLIGNLPHRSIHELSLKYGPVMQLQFGSFPVVVGSSVEMAKIFLKSMDINFVGRPKTAAGKYTTYNYSDITWSPYGPYWRQARRMCLTELFSTKRLDSYEYIRAEELHSLLHNLNKISGKPIVLKDYLTTLSLNVISRMVLGKRYLDESENSFVNPEEFKKMLDELFLLNGVLNIGDSIPWIDFMDLQGYVKRMKVVSKKFDKFLEHVIDEHNIRRNGVENYVAKDMVDVLLQLADDPKLEVKLERHGVKAFTQDMLAGGTESSAVTVEWAISELLKKPEIFKKATEELDRVIGQNRWVQEKDIPNLPYIEAIVKETMRLHPVAPMLVPRECREDSKVAGYDVQKGTRVLVSVWTIGRDPTLWDEPEVFKPERFHEKSIDVKGHDYELLPFGAGRRMCPGYSLGLKVIQASLANLLHGFNWSLPDNMTPEDLNMDEIFGLSTPKKFPLATVIEPRLSPKLYSV from the exons ATGGAAGGTACAAACTTGACTACATATGCAGCAGTATTTCTTGGTACTCTGTTTCTTTTGTTCCTTTCCAAACTTCTTCGCCAGAGGAAACTCAATTTACCTCCAGGCCCAAAACCATGGCCGATCATCGGAAACTTAAACCTTATTGGCAATCTTCCTCATCGCTCAATCCACGAACTCTCCCTCAAGTACGGACCCGTTATGCAACTCCAATTCGGGTCTTTCCCCGTTGTAGTTGGATCCTCCGTCGAAATGGCTAAGATTTTCCTCAAATCCATGGATATTAACTTTGTAGGCAGGCCTAAAACGGCTGCCGGAAAATACACAACGTACAATTATTCCGATATTACATGGTCTCCTTACGGACCATATTGGCGCCAGGCACGTAGGATGTGCCTAACGGAATTATTCAGCACGAAACGTCTCGATTCATACGAGTATATTCGGGCTGAGGAGTTGCATTCTCTTCTCCATAATTTGAACAAAATATCAGGGAAACCAATTGTGTTGAAAGATTATTTGACGACGTTGAGTTTAAATGTTATTAGCAGGATGGTACTGGGGAAAAGGTATTTGGACGAATCCGAGAACTCGTTCGTGAATCCTGAGGAATTTAAGAAGATGTTGGACGAATTGTTTTTGCTAAATGGTGTACTTAATATTGGAGATTCAATTCCATGGATTGATTTCATGGATTTGCAAGGTTATGTTAAGAGGATGAAAGTAGTGAGCAAGAAATTCGACAAGTTTTTAGAGCATGTTATTGATGAGCATAACATTAGGAGAAATGGAGTGGAGAATTATGTTGCTAAGGATATGGTGGATGTTTTGTTGCAGCTTGCTGATGATCCGAAGTTGGAAGTTAAGCTGGAGAGACATGGAGTCAAAGCATTCACTCAG GATATGCTGGCTGGTGGAACCGAGAGTTCAGCAGTGACAGTGGAGTGGGCAATTTCAGAGCTGCTAAAGAAGCCGGAGATTTTCAAAAAGGCTACAGAAGAATTGGATCGAGTAATTGGGCAGAATAGATGGGTACAAGAAAAGGACATTCCAAATCTTCCTTACATAGAGGCAATAGTCAAAGAGACTATGCGACTGCACCCCGTGGCACCAATGTTGGTGCCACGTGAGTGTCGAGAAGATAGTAAGGTAGCAGGCTACGACGTTCAGAAAGGAACTAGGGTTCTCGTGAGTGTATGGACTATTGGAAGAGACCCTACATTGTGGGACGAGCCTGAGGTGTTCAAGCCGGAGAGATTCCATGAAAAGTCCATAGATGTTAAAGGACATGATTATGAGCTTTTGCCATTTGGAGCGGGGAGAAGAATGTGCCCGGGTTATAGCTTGGGGCTCAAGGTGATTCAAGCTAGCTTAGCTAATCTTCTACATGGATTTAACTGGTCATTGCCTGATAATATGACTCCTGAGGACCTCAACATGGATGAGATTTTTGGGCTCTCTACACCTAAAAAATTTCCACTTGCTACTGTGATTGAGCCAAGACTTTCACCAAAACTTTACTCTGTTTGA
- the LOC138888484 gene encoding uncharacterized protein: MDFKHVPRVQNEFADALETFSSMIQHPDENYIDTIKVNVQDQPTYCFHVDEETDREPWYYDIKRRTPDLRLLRCVNAREATKLIEEIHAGTCGPNMNGFTLAKKILRATWGMNVIGPIEPVVSNGHRFILAAIDYFTSG, from the exons ATGGACTTCAAGCATGTTCCAAGAGTTCAAAATGAGTTCGCAGATGCTTTGGAAACTTTTTCTTCCATGATTCAACATCCAGATGAGAACTACATAGACACCATCAAGGTGAATGTGCAAGATCAGCCAACTTATTGTTTCCATGTGGATGAAGAGACAGACAGAGAACCATGGTATTATGACATTAAGAG AAGGACTCCAGATTTAAGACTGTTGAGGTGTGTAAATGCTAGAGAAGCAACCAAGCTGATTGAAGAGATACATGCAGGAACATGTGGACCTAACATGAATGGTTTTaccttggcaaagaaaattctgcGAGCAA CTTGGGGAATGAATGTCATTGGCCCTATTGAGCCTGTCGTATcgaatgggcatagattcatcttggcagctattgattattttacaaGTGGGTAG